In the genome of Terribacillus sp. FSL K6-0262, one region contains:
- a CDS encoding NAD(P)H-dependent glycerol-3-phosphate dehydrogenase, which translates to MTQRITAVLGAGSWGTALAMVLADNGHEVRIWSHNPAQVAAINETRGNEKYLPGVTLPASITAYAAMEDTVKDADAVILVVPAKATREVASKLAAHLPADAVIAHATKGIEPKTSKRVSEMIEEELKAVDHRPVVVLSGPSHAEEVAKRQPTTLSASSVEMEEAKKVQELFMNENFRVYTITDMVGVELGGSLKNIIALGAGISDGLGYGDNAKAALITRGLAEIARLGTKLGANPLTFIGLSGMGDLIVTCTSVHSRNWRTGNMLGKGMSLEEALAQMGMAVEGVRTTEAVAELADKAGVEMPITKGINQILFHGAKAKDIVDQLMTRMPKHEMEDLQDVLNAR; encoded by the coding sequence ATGACACAACGAATAACAGCAGTACTCGGTGCCGGCAGTTGGGGAACCGCCCTTGCCATGGTTTTGGCGGATAATGGACATGAGGTCAGGATCTGGTCGCATAATCCAGCGCAGGTAGCTGCCATCAATGAGACACGGGGGAACGAGAAATATCTGCCCGGAGTGACACTTCCTGCATCCATCACTGCATATGCAGCCATGGAAGATACTGTGAAAGATGCGGATGCTGTCATACTCGTCGTACCGGCAAAAGCCACCCGTGAGGTCGCATCGAAGCTGGCAGCGCATCTTCCAGCGGATGCTGTCATCGCTCACGCTACGAAAGGCATCGAGCCGAAAACAAGCAAGCGGGTTTCCGAGATGATCGAGGAAGAGCTAAAAGCTGTCGATCATCGTCCTGTCGTTGTTTTATCCGGTCCAAGCCATGCAGAAGAAGTAGCAAAAAGACAGCCGACGACACTGAGTGCTTCTTCTGTCGAGATGGAGGAAGCCAAGAAGGTCCAAGAGCTGTTCATGAATGAGAATTTCCGTGTCTATACGATCACGGATATGGTCGGTGTTGAACTTGGCGGATCGTTGAAGAATATCATCGCTCTTGGTGCAGGTATTTCGGATGGTCTCGGATATGGTGATAATGCAAAAGCGGCCTTGATAACAAGGGGGCTCGCGGAGATTGCCCGTCTCGGGACGAAACTTGGGGCGAATCCGCTGACGTTCATCGGCTTATCCGGAATGGGAGACCTTATTGTGACATGCACGAGTGTGCATAGCCGCAATTGGCGCACTGGCAATATGCTTGGAAAAGGCATGAGCCTGGAAGAAGCACTTGCGCAGATGGGCATGGCTGTCGAGGGCGTCCGTACGACAGAGGCCGTCGCAGAGCTTGCTGACAAAGCTGGCGTCGAGATGCCGATCACCAAGGGCATCAATCAAATCCTTTTCCATGGCGCAAAAGCAAAGGATATCGTTGATCAGCTGATGACGCGAATGCCGAAGCATGAAATGGAGGATCTTCAGGATGTGCTGAATGCCCGCTAA
- a CDS encoding stage VI sporulation protein F: MADFQKNLIDQIQKKSNVKAEDIYKVANSVKSANFQDEATVRGLVKQLAAMAGKPLSQEKEDKIVKAIIGNNMPADMNTLSKLFKN, translated from the coding sequence GTGGCAGACTTTCAGAAAAACCTGATTGACCAGATTCAGAAGAAATCGAATGTAAAGGCTGAAGATATCTACAAGGTGGCCAATTCTGTAAAAAGTGCAAACTTCCAAGATGAGGCTACAGTCCGCGGTTTGGTGAAGCAATTGGCTGCCATGGCAGGCAAGCCGCTTTCACAAGAAAAAGAAGATAAAATCGTCAAAGCGATCATTGGCAACAACATGCCTGCAGATATGAATACGCTGAGCAAATTATTCAAAAACTAA
- the spoIVA gene encoding stage IV sporulation protein A translates to MERVDIFKDISKRTNGDIYLGVVGAVRTGKSTFIKKFMELVVLPNMEDEAERARAQDELPQSAAGRTIMTTEPKFVPNNAVSLQVDEGLEVSVRVVDCVGYTVEGAKGFEDENGPRMINTPWYEEPIPFHDAAEIGTRKVIQEHSTIGVVVTTDGSIGEIPRSDYVEPEERVVSELKEVGKPFIMVINSVTPHNQNTELLRQELSEKYDIPVIAMSVESMTEHDVYNVLRESLYEFPVLEVNVNLPSWVMVLKEDHWLRSNYQTAIQETVKDIKRLRDVDRVVGYFDEYDYIERANLAGMELGEGVAEIDLHAPDALYDQVLKEIVGEEIRGKDHLLQLMQDFSHAKREYDQVSDALHMVKQTGYGIAAPSLQDMALDEPEIIRQGSRFGVRLKAVAPSIHMIKVDVHSEFAPIIGTEKQSEELVRYLMQDFEEDPLSIWDSDIFGRSLNSIVREGIQGKISLMPENARYKLKETLERIINEGSGGLIAIIL, encoded by the coding sequence TTGGAAAGAGTAGATATTTTTAAAGATATCTCGAAACGGACAAACGGCGATATCTACCTCGGGGTGGTAGGGGCTGTCCGTACTGGGAAATCGACTTTTATCAAGAAGTTCATGGAACTGGTTGTCCTGCCTAACATGGAGGATGAAGCCGAGCGGGCCCGAGCCCAGGATGAATTGCCGCAAAGTGCCGCAGGCAGGACAATCATGACGACGGAACCGAAATTCGTCCCGAACAACGCCGTCTCCCTTCAAGTGGACGAAGGTCTGGAAGTAAGTGTCCGGGTCGTCGACTGTGTAGGATATACAGTGGAAGGCGCGAAAGGTTTCGAGGATGAAAATGGACCGCGTATGATAAATACGCCATGGTATGAAGAGCCTATTCCTTTCCATGATGCGGCCGAAATCGGTACTCGCAAGGTCATACAGGAACACAGCACCATCGGTGTCGTCGTGACGACGGATGGATCCATCGGTGAAATTCCCCGCAGTGACTACGTGGAACCGGAAGAGCGTGTCGTATCCGAGCTGAAGGAAGTCGGCAAGCCATTCATCATGGTAATCAACTCTGTCACACCGCATAATCAAAACACAGAGCTGCTCCGCCAGGAATTGAGTGAGAAATATGATATACCTGTCATCGCGATGAGTGTGGAAAGCATGACAGAGCATGATGTGTATAATGTGCTTCGCGAGTCTTTGTATGAGTTCCCGGTCCTGGAAGTGAATGTCAACCTGCCAAGCTGGGTCATGGTGCTCAAGGAAGACCATTGGCTCCGTTCCAATTACCAGACAGCCATCCAGGAAACCGTGAAGGACATCAAGCGTCTCCGTGATGTGGATCGCGTGGTGGGATACTTTGATGAATACGATTATATCGAAAGAGCCAATCTGGCAGGGATGGAGCTTGGAGAAGGGGTAGCCGAAATCGATTTGCATGCTCCTGATGCCTTGTACGATCAAGTACTGAAGGAAATCGTCGGTGAAGAAATACGAGGCAAGGATCATCTGCTGCAGCTTATGCAGGATTTCTCACATGCCAAACGGGAATACGATCAAGTATCCGATGCACTGCATATGGTGAAACAGACAGGTTATGGCATCGCTGCACCAAGTTTGCAGGACATGGCCTTGGATGAACCAGAGATCATCAGGCAAGGCTCACGTTTCGGTGTGCGTCTGAAGGCGGTGGCGCCTAGCATCCACATGATCAAAGTGGATGTGCATTCCGAATTTGCACCGATCATCGGAACCGAGAAACAAAGCGAAGAGCTGGTCCGTTACTTGATGCAGGACTTCGAGGAAGATCCGCTATCCATTTGGGATTCGGATATCTTCGGACGCTCGCTCAATAGCATCGTGCGGGAAGGGATCCAAGGAAAGATAAGCTTGATGCCGGAGAATGCCAGATACAAATTGAAGGAAACATTGGAAAGGATCATCAACGAAGGATCGGGCGGTTTGATAGCGATCATTCTATGA
- a CDS encoding HU family DNA-binding protein, protein MNKTELINTVAEKSDLSKKDATKAVDAVFDSIMDSLKQGDKVQLIGFGNFEVRERAARKGRNPQTGNEIEIPASKVPAFKAGKALKDSVK, encoded by the coding sequence ATGAATAAAACAGAACTAATCAATACTGTTGCTGAGAAAAGCGATCTTTCCAAAAAGGATGCTACGAAAGCTGTGGATGCGGTTTTCGATTCAATCATGGATTCTTTGAAACAAGGTGACAAAGTACAATTGATCGGCTTCGGTAACTTCGAAGTACGCGAGCGTGCTGCACGTAAAGGCCGCAACCCGCAGACTGGGAACGAAATCGAAATCCCGGCGAGCAAAGTTCCAGCGTTCAAAGCCGGAAAAGCCCTGAAAGATAGTGTGAAATAA
- a CDS encoding heptaprenyl diphosphate synthase component 1, whose amino-acid sequence MSYASMEELHTLRNKIEKRMQQAYLDENTEAPFLDENKLLLLQTLFGQTNLPDKQQTDYTITIMLIQMALDTHDKVIRFTKADETDEERKNRQLTVLAGNYYSALYYQILAGLGEIDMVALLATSIKEINEQKMSLYYDAATSEAFFGKLGRLEGNLFRTAASRYMDTASLEPLDDYFLISKLKQEARGDQQGPLSLKLAAILESQESGMTVPEAIHQEMEAAKARLLAKLDILPPAFAKLSRKLLLQGNRQKELYLEEG is encoded by the coding sequence TTGTCCTATGCATCCATGGAAGAGCTACATACATTACGAAATAAAATAGAGAAGCGCATGCAGCAGGCTTATCTGGACGAGAATACGGAAGCACCATTCTTGGATGAGAACAAGCTGCTGTTATTGCAGACGCTATTTGGTCAAACGAACCTGCCCGATAAGCAGCAGACAGACTATACGATTACGATCATGCTGATTCAAATGGCTTTGGATACGCATGATAAAGTAATCAGGTTCACCAAGGCCGACGAGACCGATGAGGAGCGGAAGAACAGGCAGCTGACGGTGCTGGCAGGCAATTATTATAGCGCGCTCTATTATCAAATACTCGCGGGATTGGGAGAAATTGATATGGTGGCGCTGCTGGCAACCAGCATCAAGGAAATCAATGAACAGAAAATGTCGCTTTATTATGATGCGGCAACAAGTGAAGCGTTCTTCGGAAAGCTCGGGCGGCTGGAAGGCAACTTATTCCGGACAGCTGCTTCCCGCTACATGGATACGGCAAGTCTTGAACCCCTCGATGACTATTTCTTGATCAGCAAGCTGAAGCAGGAAGCAAGGGGGGACCAGCAGGGCCCCTTATCCCTGAAGCTTGCTGCAATCCTTGAGAGTCAGGAGAGCGGCATGACGGTACCGGAAGCGATACACCAGGAGATGGAAGCTGCCAAAGCCAGGCTCCTTGCAAAGCTGGACATACTGCCGCCAGCTTTTGCGAAGCTTTCCCGCAAGCTGCTGCTTCAGGGGAATAGGCAGAAAGAGTTATATCTGGAAGAAGGGTAA
- the menG gene encoding demethylmenaquinone methyltransferase encodes MAQETKEQRVHHVFEKIYDRYDFMNSVISFRRHRAWRRSVMKKMQVQPGDKALDVCCGTGDWSFSLAKAVGPKGQVTGLDFSKNMLSVAEKKNKENPHEQLSFIWGNAMELPFEDDSFDFVTIGFGLRNVPDYLQVLKEMHRVVKPGGKVVCLETSQPTMAGFKQMYYFYFKRIMPVLGKLLAKSYDEYSWLQESAKDFPGKKELRALFQQAGLTNVKIKTYTGGVAAMHMGEKPAVRS; translated from the coding sequence ATGGCACAAGAAACGAAAGAACAGCGTGTACATCACGTTTTCGAAAAGATATATGACCGCTATGATTTTATGAATTCCGTCATCTCATTCAGGCGTCATCGTGCCTGGAGACGAAGTGTGATGAAGAAAATGCAGGTACAGCCTGGCGATAAAGCATTGGATGTATGCTGCGGGACTGGGGATTGGTCCTTTTCCCTTGCGAAGGCCGTCGGCCCAAAAGGACAAGTGACAGGTCTTGATTTCAGCAAAAATATGTTATCTGTAGCCGAAAAGAAAAATAAGGAAAATCCGCATGAGCAGCTATCATTTATCTGGGGTAATGCAATGGAACTGCCCTTTGAGGATGATTCCTTTGATTTCGTGACCATCGGTTTTGGCTTGCGGAATGTCCCGGACTATCTCCAGGTATTGAAGGAGATGCACCGGGTGGTGAAGCCTGGAGGCAAGGTCGTGTGTTTGGAAACATCACAGCCTACGATGGCCGGATTTAAACAGATGTATTATTTTTATTTCAAGCGGATCATGCCAGTGCTTGGTAAGCTTTTGGCGAAAAGTTATGATGAATACAGCTGGCTGCAGGAGTCTGCAAAGGACTTCCCGGGTAAGAAGGAGCTCCGTGCATTATTCCAGCAGGCAGGACTGACGAACGTGAAGATTAAGACATATACCGGCGGTGTAGCGGCTATGCACATGGGAGAGAAGCCTGCGGTAAGGAGCTGA